The following coding sequences are from one Salvia hispanica cultivar TCC Black 2014 chromosome 3, UniMelb_Shisp_WGS_1.0, whole genome shotgun sequence window:
- the LOC125213114 gene encoding uncharacterized protein LOC125213114 — MGAEKYRKNGQIPAFGDWENANELPITQYFDCARQAGLLRCSCSADCSRVSDNAPPLLTVPHGKATGGVNKQSNDQQMKKVKQGELMIEPRNQHFAHSKQEKSSVSAKPVDEDLYKIPPELLVNSKRKKMMGFFFKCMVPPCAE, encoded by the exons ATGGGCGCA GAAAAGTACAGAAAGAATGGACAAATTCCGGCTTTTGGTGACTGGGAAAATGCCAATGAGCTGCCCATAACCCAGTATTTCGACTGCGCTCGGCAGGCTGGCTTGCTCCGCTGCAGCTGCTCAGCTGATTGCAGCCGCGTCAGTGACAATGCTCCTCCACTTCTTACCGTTCCTCACGGCAAG GCAACAGGAGGAGTGAACAAGCAATCAAATGATCAGCAAATGAAGAAAGTTAAGCAAGGTGAGTTAATGATTGAACCAAGAAATCAGCATTTTGCTCACTCAAAACAGGAAAAATCCTCAGTTTCTGCTAAACCTGTGGATGAAGATCTCTATAAGATCCCTCCCGAGCTACTTGTAAATTCCAAACGA AAAAAAATGATGGGGTTCTTCTTCAAATGCATGGTACCTCCTTGTGCAGAATGA
- the LOC125212299 gene encoding violaxanthin de-epoxidase, chloroplastic-like, with protein MAFPLYSGVLSNGESKLLHDKSMLASCKRYGCSRANLNGNLMVRIGSGKWSLRYMKLLKTRQFREGLGSRQSPLETGKTPSSRGGICSVIAEVKKKLHLLPEVASLEFWKKRSYVEGAAVVVALALMMSPSAEAVDALKTCTCLLKECRIELAKCIANPSCAANVACLNTCNNRPDETECQIKCGDLFANSVVDEFNDCAVSRKKCVPQKSDLGEFPVPDPALLVQNFNMSDFNGKWFISSGLNPTFDTFDCQLHEFHAEGSKLVANLTWRIKTPDTGFFTRTAVQNFVQDPKYPGILYNHDNEFLHYQDDWYILSAQVENQPDDYIFIYYRGRNDAWDGYGGAVIYTRSAVLPESIVPRLETAAKSVGRDLSQFIKTDNTCGPEPPLVERLERTVEEGEGIIVREVEEIEQEVEQEVERAMETETTLVQRLAEGFQELIKDRDYFLKELSKEEMDLLNDLKLEATEVEKLFGGALPLRKLR; from the exons ATGGCTTTTCCGCTATACTCAGGAGTGCTTTCCAATGGCGAAAGCAAATTATTGCATGATAAATCGATGCTAGCTAGTTGTAAAAGATATGGCTGCAGTAGGGCTAATCTCAACGGCAATCTGATGGTAAGAATAGGTTCGGGTAAATGGAGCCTCCGGTACATGAAGTTGTTAAAAACTCGTCAGTTTCGTGAAGGTTTGGGGTCGCGACAGTCACCACTAGAAACGGGTAAAACTCCTTCAAGCCGTGGTGGGATTTGCTCGGTTATAGCTGAG GTGAAGAAGAAACTTCATTTACTACCAGAGGTTGCAAGTCTTGAGTTTTGGAAGAAACGGAGCTATGTTGAGGGAGCAGCGGTTGTAGTGGCGTTAGCACTAATGATGAGTCCCTCGGCTGAGGCTGTGGATGCATTGAAAACTTGCACTTGCTTATTGAAGGAGTGTAG GATAGAGCTTGCAAAGTGCATCGCTAATCCATCATGTGCTGCTAATGTCGCGTGTCTCAACACCTGCAACAACAGGCCCGACGAGACTGAATGTCAG ATAAAGTGTGGAGATTTGTTTGCCAACAGTGTAGTGGACGAGTTCAATGACTGTGCAGTCTCGCGAAAGAAGTGTGTGCCTCAGAAATCTGATCTAGGCGAGTTTCCCGTGCCAGATCCAGCTCTTCTAGTGCAGAACTTCAACATGAGCGATTTCAACGGGAAGTGGTTCATAAGCAGTGGTTTGAATCCTACGTTCGACACTTTTGATTGCCAGCTGCACGAGTTCCATGCCGAGGGCAGCAAGCTTGTCGCGAACTTGACATGGCGGATCAAGACACCGGACACTGGCTTCTTCACTCGAACAGCAGTCCAGAACTTCGTCCAAGATCCTAAATACCCGGGGATATTATACAACCACGACAACGAGTTCCTTCACTACCAAGATGACTG GTACATTCTATCAGCCCAGGTGGAGAACCAACCCGACGACTACATATTCATCTACTATCGCGGTCGGAACGATGCATGGGATGGCTATGGAGGCGCAGTTATCTACACCCGAAGCGCGGTTTTGCCAGAGAGCATCGTGCCCCGTCTAGAGACGGCCGCGAAGAGCGTGGGGCGCGACCTGAGCCAGTTCATCAAGACGGACAACACGTGCGGGCCGGAGCCCCCCCTGGTGGAGCGGCTGGAGAGGACGGTGGAGGAGGGCGAGGGGATCATCGTGAGGGAGGTGGAGGAGATCGAGCAGGAGGTGGAGCAGGAAGTGGAGAGGGCGATGGAGACGGAGACGACGTTGGTCCAGAGGCTGGCGGAAGGGTTCCAAGAGCTGATCAAAGACAGAGATTACTTCCTGAAAGAGCTGAGTAAGGAAGAGATGGATCTGTTGAATGATCTGAAATTGGAAGCAACTGAGGTGGAAAAGCTGTTTGGTGGAGCTTTGCCTCTCAGAAAATTGAGATGA